The Ignicoccus hospitalis KIN4/I genome includes the window GTAATATTAATGACATTATTGGTCACGCCGAGCGGGGCCTTCAGTCCGGGCCTCCTCTCAGCCAGCGCGGTGGCGGCGGGAGCGGGTAGCGGCGTCTTAGGGGGGATTGCAGTAGCGACCGGGCACGTACTCTTCGAACTCCCTTACGTCTTCTTGTTAACTAAGACTTTGGGGAAGGTTAAGAATGTCTTAGATAAGTACAATAAAGTCCTAGCTCTGGTGGTTTTCGCCTTCGCGCTGTTCTTCGCAAAAGGACTCTTGGAGAGCCCCGACATGCCGAAGGTTACTGTCAACGATGCTCTGATGGCGGGGTTTGTCTTCACAGCGTTTAACGCCTACTTCTTGTTGTGGTGGGTAACAGTAGGCCTCCCGCTGGTCGAGGCCGCGTCGCTGAGCACAACCACCTTCGTTGCTATGTACTTATCGCACGTGTGGATGGATTACGTCTGGTTAGCTGCGCTGGCGGCTTTGGGTGGCAGCGTGGCCAACTTCACTCTAATAAATTACATACTGGCAGCCTTGTTAATGCTCTTCGCCGTAGACGTAGTCACGAAGAGCTTTTTTGGAAAAGGTATTTTGCCGTGAAGCCCGGGGATGACGTCTAGCTGGATTGGCTGAAGGGGATGATGACGGTTTCGGGTCATGACCCTAACAATTCACCATATTCCTTTATCTCGAGTCGGGCCGGGTCCAACGCGCCGTACTTCTCGTAAACCTTGATGAAGGCCTTTGACAGCTCAGCACCTAAGTAGGAGTTAAGTACCAAGGGTACATTCATGTCCACTGCAGTTCTTCTGACCACGTAGTCCACGCTCCTATTGCTCCCTGAAGTGATTACTAAGCCTATTTCCCTTTTAACCAACATTTCTTTTATCTTTGATGAATCGTAGGGCTCATAGCCCTTTACCTCCACTCCTTCTAGCGTTATCACGTGGTACCCCAACTCGGACATCGCGTCAGCTGCCTCCTTCGCCTTAGTCCTGTCTTCATCAAAGACCTCGAGGGAGTAAACTAACACTTTCTTGTCCTTGTTGGGTATATCGTTGGGCACTGCCGACAGCCATGATAATATTAACG containing:
- a CDS encoding LysE family transporter; the encoded protein is MRDVILMTLLVTPSGAFSPGLLSASAVAAGAGSGVLGGIAVATGHVLFELPYVFLLTKTLGKVKNVLDKYNKVLALVVFAFALFFAKGLLESPDMPKVTVNDALMAGFVFTAFNAYFLLWWVTVGLPLVEAASLSTTTFVAMYLSHVWMDYVWLAALAALGGSVANFTLINYILAALLMLFAVDVVTKSFFGKGILP